A genomic segment from Garra rufa chromosome 5, GarRuf1.0, whole genome shotgun sequence encodes:
- the tmem175 gene encoding endosomal/lysosomal proton channel TMEM175 — protein sequence MGENDESEIIEHHDDEEMEKIRTPRNHTHSFMESVTSSENHGYSSTQSSHRLLAYSDALISIIATVMILPVAHTKFQDNEELKQSIQALLTTKVAVYLMTFLIVTVAWAAHIRLFQVIERIDDTLALLNLACMMLITFLPYTFSLMATFPNNTLGILLFCACVMVIGLIQALIVLYGFGRPFLLNDQIQMSENQAYYKRRILEVIMRVPIMCLFASIFSVIFIQLSYIILAIVIFLPYISQCLKWIKSKAIGGQVEESPDSVPFYTYHPSEPLSKERVEAFSDGVYAIVATLLILDICEDNVPDPSVVKKEFDDSLIIALQEYGPKYLAYFGSFTTVGLLWFVHHSLFLHVTKATRLMSLFNTFSLAFVGGLPLAYQLTNEFPKGSRNELEAVQISCVIIFFAGLFQLAIWVTALFTERETLHPYVRYGGREHAFMLAKLSLYPCVTLGTFVSTCILSRFSTSIFHMMEIGIPFAFLILRLLVRVALALIRWLFCPGRNDLDRVPVEDEDLQLPVNDIVT from the exons ATGGGAGAAAATGATGAAAGCGAAATAATCGAGCACCACGATGATGAGGAAATGGAGAAGATACGGACGCCGAGGAATCACACGCATTCCTTTATGGAGAGCGTCACGTCGTCGGAGAATCACGGATACAGTAGCACGCAGTCATCACACCGTCTGCTCGCCTACAGTGATGCGCTCATCTCTATCATCGCCACTGTAATG ATATTGCCTGTTGCGCATACGAAATTTCAGGATAATGAG GAACTGAAACAGAGTATTCAGGCTTTGCTTACCACCAAGGTTGCTGTCTACTTGATGACATTTTTGATAGTCACTGTTGCTTGGGCTGCACATATCCG GTTGTTTCAAGTCATTGAGCGCATCGATGACACACTCGCACTGCTTAACCTG GCATGTATGATGCTTATAACCTTTCTACCATACACA TTCTCTCTCATGGCAACATTCCCTAATAATACTCTCGGCATCCTCCTCTTCTGTGCTTGTGTCATGGTGATTGGTTTGATTCAG GCCTTGATTGTCTTGTATGGATTTGGCCGTCCTTTCCTTCTCAATGACCAGATCCAAATGTCTGAGAATCAGGCTTATTACAAGCGACGCATCCTTGAAGTCATCATGAGGGTTCCTATCATGTGTCTGTTTGCCAGCATCTTTTCAGTCATTTTTATCCAACTG TCCTACATCATCTTGGCTATTGTCATATTCCTGCCTTACATCTCTCAGTGTTTAAAATGGATCAAGAGTAAAGCCATCGGTG GTCAGGTGGAAGAGAGTCCAGATTCAGTGCCCTTCTACACCTACCACCCCAGTGAACCTTTGAGTAAAGAGCGAGTGGAGGCCTTCAGCGATGGGGTGTATGCAATCGTAGCCACACTGCTCATCTTAGACATCTG TGAAGACAACGTGCCTGATCCGTCTGTGGTGAAGAAGGAGTTTGACGACAGCCTTATCATCGCGCTTCAGGAGTACGGTCCCAAATACCTGGCCTACTTCGGTTCCTTCACCACCGTCGGTCTGCTGTGGTTCGTTCATCACTCTCTCTTCCTGCATGTGACAAAGGCCACGCGCCTCATGAGCCTCTTCAACACATTCTCCCTGGCTTTTGTAGGCGGCCTTCCACTCGCCTACCAACTCACAAATGAATTTCCCAAAGGCTCTCGCAATGAGCTGGAGGCCGTGCAAATCAGCTGCGTCATTATCTTCTTTGCCGGTCTATTCCAGCTAGCGATATGGGTGACGGCACTTTTTACAGAGCGTGAGACTTTGCACCCATACGTGCGCTATGGTGGTCGAGAGCACGCCTTTATGTTGGCCAAGCTCTCGCTCTATCCCTGCGTGACGCTCGGGACGTTCGTTTCCACCTGCATCCTGAGCCGCTTCAGCACGTCCATCTTTCACATGATGGAAATTGGCATACCATTTGCTTTTCTTATTCTGAGGCTGCTGGTTCGTGTGGCGCTGGCGCTCATCAGATGGCTCTTCTGTCCTGGGAGGAACGATTTGGACAGAGTTCCAGTAGAGGACGAGGACTTACAGCTGCCTGTTAATGATATAGTGACTTAG
- the cds1 gene encoding phosphatidate cytidylyltransferase 1: protein MTELRRRGGGGDPDSTENISDKEADGDDRLVFPSEGEGEMEGDSKADTPDAPPSADNTPQCLNKALEGLSSRWKNWWIRGILSMTMIIGFFLIIYLGPIMLILVVMGVQIKCFHEIITIGYRVYHSYELPWFRTLSWYFLICVNYFFYGETVADYFGALVQREEPLQFLVRYHRFISFALYLAGFCMFVLSLVKKHYRLQFYMFAWTHVTLLIVVTQSHLVIQNLFEGMIWFIVPISIVICNDIMAYLFGFFFGRTPLIKLSPKKTWEGFIGGFFATVVFSFFFAYLLSQYQYFVCPVEYNSETNRFAVECEPSNLFMIQEYTLPAVVQNAIRWKTVNLYPFQIHSIALSSFASLIGPFGGFFASGFKRAFKIKDFADTIPGHGGIMDRFDCQYLMATFVHVYITSFIRGPNPSKVLQQLLVLQPEQQLSIFNTLRNHLREKGILPPAVEEAQ from the exons GAGGCAGATGGAGACGACAGGCTCGTTTTTCCCAGTGAGGGGGAAGGAGAAATGGAGGGCGACTCCAAAGCGGACACACCAGACGCGCCACCTTCCGCAGATAACACTCCACAGTGTCTCAACAAAGCCCTGGAGGGCTTGTCATCTAG GTGGAAAAACTGGTGGATAAGAGGCATATTGTCAATGACAATGATCATTGGCTTCTTTCTCATCATCTATTTGGGACCCATTATGCTCATATTAGTG GTTATGGGTGTTCAAatcaaatgttttcatgaaataATAACCATTGGCTACAGAGTTTACCATTCCTATGAGCTGCCGTGGTTTAGGACTCTTAGCTG GTACTTCTTGATTTGTGTGAACTACTTCTTTTATGGCGAGACAGTGGCTGATTATTTCGGCGCGCTCGTCCAAAGGGAGGAACCTTTGCAGTTCCTTGTGCGTTATCATCGGTTTATTTCTTTTGCACTGTATTTGGCAG gtTTCTGCATGTTTGTACTGAGCTTAGTGAAGAAACATTACCGCCTGCAGTTTTATATG TTTGCTTGGACCCATGTGACCTTGTTGATTGTGGTGACTCAGTCACATCTGGTTATTCAGAACCTGTTTGAGGGAATGATCTG GTTTATTGTTCCCATCTCTATTGTGATCTGTAATGACATCATGGCCTACCTGTTTGGCTTCTTTTTTGGAAGAACTCCACTAATTAAG CTCTCCCCAAAGAAGACCTGGGAAGGATTCATTGGGGGATTCTTTGCAACAGTGGTTTTCAGTTTCTTT TTTGCGTACCTGCTATCCCAGTACCAGTACTTTGTTTGTCCAGTGGAGTACAACAGTGAGACAAACCGCTTTGCAGTAGAGTGTGAGCCCTCGAATCTCTTCATGATACAGGAATATACACTTCCTGCCGTGGTGCAGAATGCAATTAGATGG AAAACGGTGAACCTGTACCCATTTCAGATCCACAGTATTGCGCTCTCTTCGTTCGCCTCTCTGATCGGACCATTTGGTGGATTCTTTGCCAGTGGCTTCAAACGAGCTTTCAAGATCAAA gaTTTTGCGGACACTATTCCTGGTCATGGTGGAATAATGGATCGTTTTGACTGTCAGTATCTGATGGCCACGTTCGTTCATGTTTACATAACAAGTTTTATCAG GGGGCCGAACCCCAGTAAGGTTTTACAGCAGTTGCTCGTCCTGCAACCAGAACAGCAACTCAGCATCTTCAATACACTGCGCAACCACTTGCGAGAAAAGGGCATACTGCCCCCTGCTGTGGAGGAAGCTCAATGA